Proteins from a genomic interval of Luteolibacter sp. Y139:
- a CDS encoding SDR family NAD(P)-dependent oxidoreductase has product MSLTRYSCALVTGASAGLGAEFARQLAPRCETLVIIARRAERLVELAGELEKSHPGLRVLPLEADLTDPNARLQAVGHLLSKGLVPDLLVNNAGMGDYGEFVTSDWMKIEAMLRLNVEALTHLTHALLPSMIERRSGAILNVSSLASLLPIPDFAVYAATKAYVSSFSEALRIEVKDHGIRVMALCPGPVHTEFGEVAGRSPGTDFGAREWFYVPQEQVVREALCGLACDRPRVYPGWKVAAAAVGISLLPLAIIRIVMATRPRK; this is encoded by the coding sequence GTGTCGTTGACCCGTTACTCCTGTGCCCTGGTGACCGGCGCTTCCGCCGGTCTCGGGGCCGAGTTTGCCCGCCAGCTCGCGCCGCGTTGCGAGACGCTGGTGATCATCGCCCGCCGTGCGGAGCGTTTGGTCGAGCTGGCTGGCGAATTGGAGAAGAGTCATCCCGGCCTGCGTGTCTTGCCGCTGGAGGCGGATCTCACCGATCCGAACGCGCGGTTGCAGGCTGTAGGCCATTTGCTTTCCAAGGGGCTCGTCCCCGACCTGCTGGTGAATAACGCCGGCATGGGTGACTACGGTGAGTTCGTCACCTCGGACTGGATGAAGATCGAGGCGATGCTGCGACTGAACGTCGAGGCGCTGACCCATCTCACCCACGCCTTGCTACCCTCGATGATCGAGCGGAGGAGCGGGGCGATTCTCAACGTCAGCTCGCTCGCGAGCTTGCTGCCGATTCCGGACTTCGCGGTCTATGCGGCGACCAAGGCGTATGTCAGCAGCTTTTCCGAAGCCTTGCGCATCGAGGTGAAGGATCACGGCATCCGCGTGATGGCACTCTGTCCCGGGCCGGTGCATACCGAGTTCGGCGAGGTCGCCGGACGCTCGCCGGGAACCGACTTCGGAGCGCGGGAGTGGTTCTACGTGCCGCAGGAGCAGGTTGTCCGCGAGGCTTTGTGTGGTCTCGCTTGCGATCGTCCGCGCGTGTATCCCGGCTGGAAAGTCGCTGCCGCAGCAGTGGGCATTTCGCTGCTACCACTGGCGATCATCCGGATCGTGATGGCGACGCGGCCGCGGAAATAA
- the feoB gene encoding ferrous iron transport protein B codes for MSGSLETVALAGNPNAGKTTLFNALTGANQQVGNYAGVTVERKSGEFFTPHGHKLRLVDLPGCYDFDGDSVDQQIARKVLLGEIEGEPRPDVVVSVVDASNLERHLVLTLQVIETGVPVVVALNMVDMAEKAGLRLDPQKLSEELGVPVVPVQANAGKGIVELKQALRHPFPPVADTPWTHGPEGEIGERRRALVLRMCEVAARRPDGHTSTLSDKLDQWLLDPIFGWIAFVLTMLAIFWAIFSFAELPMGWIEDGQKWLANYVTGAMAEGDLRSLIVDGIIGGVGSVVVFLPQIVLLFLFIGLLESSGYMARAAFLMDGLMGKAGLSGKAFLPLFSSYACAIPGIMATRTIDSAKERLTTMFVAPWMSCSARLPVYLVLVPLLLSSESKLTQALVFFAIYVLGTVTALIVARILRGKLGPEEMPKHFMLELPPYRGPQWSYIFRHVAGRAWSFLYKAGTVIFAISVLLWAAQTYPKSGSDDPAEQLDHSVIGRVGHLTEPAVRPLGLDWRGGTAILTSFAAREVFVSTMTQLYHVEEADTDEETWKRLRTRLSEETWPDGRKMFTIPAVVSLLVFFIYALQCLPTSAVVARESGSWKWAAGQFAFMSVFAWVAAFVAYHIALLFF; via the coding sequence ATGTCCGGTTCCCTCGAAACCGTCGCCCTCGCCGGCAACCCCAATGCCGGGAAAACCACGCTCTTCAATGCCCTGACGGGGGCCAACCAGCAGGTCGGCAACTATGCCGGCGTCACGGTGGAGCGCAAAAGCGGAGAGTTTTTCACGCCACACGGCCACAAGCTCCGGCTGGTCGATCTTCCCGGTTGCTATGACTTCGATGGTGATAGCGTCGACCAGCAGATCGCCCGCAAGGTGCTGCTCGGCGAAATCGAGGGCGAGCCGAGGCCGGACGTGGTGGTCTCGGTGGTGGACGCCTCGAATCTCGAGCGTCACCTCGTGCTGACCTTGCAGGTGATCGAAACCGGCGTGCCGGTCGTCGTCGCCCTGAACATGGTGGATATGGCCGAAAAGGCCGGCCTGCGGCTCGATCCCCAGAAGCTTTCCGAAGAACTCGGCGTGCCCGTCGTGCCGGTACAGGCGAATGCCGGCAAAGGCATCGTGGAACTCAAGCAGGCACTGCGCCACCCCTTCCCTCCGGTGGCGGATACGCCGTGGACGCACGGTCCGGAAGGCGAGATCGGCGAGCGACGCCGGGCGCTGGTCCTGCGCATGTGCGAAGTGGCCGCCCGCCGGCCCGATGGCCATACCTCGACACTTTCCGACAAGCTCGACCAATGGCTGCTGGATCCGATCTTCGGCTGGATCGCATTCGTCCTCACCATGCTGGCGATCTTCTGGGCGATCTTCTCCTTCGCGGAGCTGCCGATGGGCTGGATCGAGGACGGACAAAAGTGGTTGGCCAATTATGTCACCGGCGCCATGGCGGAAGGTGATCTACGCAGCCTCATCGTAGATGGGATCATCGGTGGCGTTGGCAGTGTGGTGGTCTTCCTGCCGCAGATCGTGCTGCTGTTCCTTTTCATCGGCTTGCTGGAAAGCTCCGGCTACATGGCCCGTGCCGCCTTCCTGATGGATGGACTGATGGGCAAGGCCGGCTTGAGCGGAAAGGCCTTCCTGCCGCTGTTCAGCTCGTATGCCTGCGCGATTCCCGGGATCATGGCCACCCGCACGATCGACTCGGCGAAGGAACGGCTGACCACGATGTTCGTCGCACCATGGATGAGCTGTTCCGCGCGCTTGCCGGTCTATCTGGTGCTGGTACCGCTGCTCCTGAGTTCGGAAAGCAAGCTAACCCAGGCGCTGGTGTTCTTCGCGATTTATGTCCTGGGTACCGTGACCGCCTTGATCGTCGCGCGCATTCTCCGCGGCAAGCTCGGTCCGGAGGAGATGCCGAAGCACTTCATGCTGGAGCTGCCGCCCTACCGCGGGCCGCAGTGGAGCTACATCTTCCGCCACGTCGCCGGTCGCGCCTGGTCCTTCCTCTACAAGGCGGGCACCGTCATTTTCGCCATCAGTGTGCTCCTCTGGGCGGCTCAGACCTACCCGAAGTCCGGGAGTGATGACCCAGCCGAGCAGTTGGATCACAGCGTCATCGGCCGTGTCGGTCACCTCACCGAGCCGGCGGTCAGGCCGCTGGGCTTGGACTGGCGTGGTGGCACCGCCATTCTCACCTCCTTCGCCGCGCGCGAGGTATTCGTCTCCACGATGACCCAGCTCTACCACGTGGAAGAAGCGGACACCGACGAAGAGACTTGGAAACGCTTGCGCACGCGCTTGTCCGAGGAGACTTGGCCGGATGGGCGGAAGATGTTCACGATTCCCGCCGTCGTCTCGTTGCTGGTCTTCTTCATTTACGCCCTGCAGTGCCTGCCGACTTCTGCGGTCGTCGCCCGCGAGTCGGGTTCGTGGAAATGGGCCGCCGGACAATTCGCCTTCATGAGCGTCTTCGCCTGGGTGGCGGCTTTCGTCGCCTACCACATTGCCCTACTTTTCTTCTGA
- a CDS encoding FeoA family protein — protein sequence MPPEILLQTHLNCRTIAAMAHATAQELETDSLLSLSQAKVGCDFRIKFLNGPACDQLRKLGFCETLQVRKLADGRNLICSVCGTRLALSRELASQVMVAVA from the coding sequence ATGCCCCCGGAAATCTTGTTGCAAACTCATCTCAATTGCAGGACCATCGCGGCGATGGCGCACGCGACGGCCCAGGAACTCGAAACCGACAGCTTGCTCAGCCTGAGCCAGGCGAAGGTCGGTTGTGATTTCCGCATCAAGTTCCTGAATGGCCCGGCCTGCGATCAGCTCCGCAAGCTTGGATTCTGCGAGACCCTTCAGGTTCGCAAGCTGGCCGATGGCCGCAATTTGATCTGCTCCGTCTGCGGCACCCGTCTCGCCCTCAGCCGCGAGTTGGCGAGCCAGGTGATGGTCGCCGTCGCCTGA
- a CDS encoding DUF6941 family protein, producing MDIQIATLCDFAADYNGKLVISGTFDTLAARQLPVVHPSCSLALRFCFTPEDSGRHKLSINIINEDGEPLDPQNMPIEPEFEVQLPAGVPFLTRNVILNLQGLQFPKGGIYSIDLGCDGELLMRLPLRIVQVQQQQPEPVA from the coding sequence ATGGACATTCAAATTGCCACACTTTGCGACTTCGCCGCTGACTACAACGGCAAGCTCGTCATCTCCGGCACCTTCGACACTCTCGCCGCCCGCCAGCTCCCGGTCGTGCACCCGAGCTGCAGCCTCGCTCTCCGCTTCTGCTTCACCCCGGAAGACTCCGGCCGCCACAAGCTCTCCATCAACATCATCAACGAAGATGGCGAGCCGCTCGATCCCCAGAACATGCCGATCGAGCCGGAATTCGAAGTGCAGCTTCCTGCTGGCGTTCCGTTCCTCACCCGCAACGTGATCCTCAACCTTCAGGGCCTCCAGTTCCCGAAGGGCGGCATCTACTCGATCGACCTCGGCTGCGACGGCGAACTGCTGATGCGCCTGCCGCTTCGCATCGTTCAGGTCCAGCAGCAACAGCCTGAGCCTGTCGCCTAA